From the Carassius auratus strain Wakin unplaced genomic scaffold, ASM336829v1 scaf_tig00016667, whole genome shotgun sequence genome, one window contains:
- the LOC113075284 gene encoding gastrula zinc finger protein XlCGF7.1-like has protein sequence MRDPEPCRMKHTEEQTELIEENEEHEELNKEEQKQHVKTGENSLSCSQTKQKDLKKRRDKKSFTCTQCGKSLTNKHSLEVHMRIHTGEKPYRCDRCEKSFTASSNLKRHMNIHTGEKLYECDQCCKTFLTASNLKGHLNVHSKEKPHSCSCGKRFSNLKSLKVHKKIHTGVREHMCFECEKTFIRAESLKHHQWIHTGEKPHKCSHCDKRFNQSGSLLTHERIHTGEKPYKCSHCDKRFRRLGSLKTHERIHTGEKPYHCTVCGKSFRYSSSLLKHNKEHSQSVLGDTQTNRLLDINVLP, from the exons atgagagatccagaaccctgcagaatgaaacacactgaagaacaaacag agttGATTGAAGAAAACGAGGAGCATGAAGAACTGAATAAAGAGGAGCAGAAGCAACATGTCAAAACTGGAGAAAACTCTTTgagttgctctcaaaccaaacagaaagatttaaagaagagaagagacaagaaatctttcacctgcactcagtgtggaaagagtttgacaAACAAACATAGTCTTGAGgttcacatgaggatccacactggagagaaaccatacagatGTGATCGTTGTGAGAAGAGTTTTACAGCATCATCAAACCTTAAGagacacatgaacatccacactggagagaaactttATGAATGTGATCAATGTTGCAAAACATTTTTGACGGCTTCAAACCTGAAGGGTCACCTGAACGTTCattcaaaggagaaaccacattcatgttcaTGTGGAAAGAGGTTTTCAAATCTGAAGAGTTTAAAAGTACATAAGAAGATACACACTGGTGTGAGAGAACatatgtgttttgagtgtgagaagacttttatTAGAGCTGAAAGTTTGAAACATCACCAgtggatccacactggagagaaacctcacaagtgttcacactgcgacaagagattcaatcagtCAGGATCTCTGCttacacatgagaggatccacactggagagaaaccttacaagtgttcacactgtgacaagagattcaggcGGTTAGGATCCCTGAAAACACATgaaaggatccacactggagagaaaccgtatcactgcactgtaTGTGGGAAGAGTTTCCGTTATTCATCTTCTCTACTTAAGCATAACAAAGAACATTCACAGTCAGTATTAGGGGATACACAGACTAATCGACTACTCGACATCAATGTTCTGCCATGA